One segment of Bacteroides caecimuris DNA contains the following:
- a CDS encoding lysine exporter LysO family protein, translating to MKGSLIIVSFFIIGTLCGVYHLIPYDFTDSKLSYYALCGLMFCVGISIGNDPNTLKSFRSLNPRLVFLPIMTILGTLAGCAIAGAFMSQRSPLDCMAVGAGFGYYSLSSIFITEYKGPELGTIALLSNIMREIIALLCAPLLVKYFGKLAPISVGGATTMDTTLPIITRYSGKEFVIISIFHGFVVDFSVPFLVTFLCSISF from the coding sequence ATGAAAGGTAGTTTGATTATTGTCTCTTTCTTCATCATCGGCACTCTCTGTGGAGTTTACCATCTCATTCCATACGACTTCACCGACAGCAAACTTAGTTATTATGCCCTCTGCGGACTCATGTTCTGCGTAGGTATCAGCATCGGTAACGATCCGAACACCCTGAAAAGTTTTCGGTCCCTGAATCCCCGGCTTGTATTCCTACCTATCATGACGATACTCGGCACATTAGCAGGCTGCGCCATAGCGGGAGCTTTTATGAGCCAACGAAGTCCATTAGACTGTATGGCAGTCGGGGCAGGATTTGGTTATTACTCGCTCTCCAGCATATTTATCACCGAATATAAAGGTCCCGAATTGGGAACTATCGCATTACTTTCCAATATCATGCGTGAAATCATCGCTTTGCTGTGTGCACCCTTATTAGTAAAATATTTCGGAAAGCTAGCCCCTATCTCTGTTGGTGGAGCTACGACGATGGATACCACTCTTCCTATCATTACCCGATATTCGGGAAAGGAATTTGTAATCATCTCCATCTTCCATGGCTTTGTTGTCGATTTCAGTGTTCCGTTCCTTGTCACATTCCTTTGCTCAATATCATTTTAA
- the hemW gene encoding radical SAM family heme chaperone HemW, protein MAGIYLHIPFCKTRCIYCDFYSTTRSELKARYIQALCQELEMRKAYLKGERIETVYFGGGTPSQLEEEDFKQIFGTLQACYGMEHCYEITLEANPDDLSVPYMQMLSTLPFNRISMGIQTFDDATLTLLKRRHNARTAIEAVSRCRQAGFDNISIDLIYGLPGETKERWENDLRQAIDLQVEHISAYHLIYEEDTPIYSMLKQHQVCEVDEESSLEFFTLLIEQLQKAGFEQYEISNFCRPGKHSRHNTSYWKGIPYLGCGASAHSFDGTTREWNVSSIDLYIIGIEENRRAFEIEHLDPTTRYNEFIITTMRTAWGTPLEQLKKTFGKERWEYCLNMAAPYLQSGKLEERNGALCLTREGIFVSDSIMSDLLWVD, encoded by the coding sequence ATGGCAGGTATTTATCTCCACATCCCTTTCTGCAAGACCCGTTGCATCTATTGTGATTTTTATTCGACCACACGAAGCGAACTGAAAGCGCGCTACATACAGGCTCTCTGCCAGGAGTTGGAGATGCGGAAAGCGTATTTGAAAGGAGAACGCATTGAAACCGTTTACTTCGGCGGCGGCACCCCCTCGCAACTGGAGGAAGAGGATTTCAAACAAATATTCGGCACTCTGCAAGCGTGTTACGGGATGGAACACTGTTACGAAATTACCTTAGAAGCCAACCCCGACGACTTATCGGTCCCATACATGCAAATGCTGTCTACCCTCCCCTTCAACCGCATCAGCATGGGTATACAGACTTTCGACGATGCCACACTCACATTGCTGAAACGACGTCACAACGCCCGCACCGCCATCGAAGCCGTAAGCAGATGCCGGCAAGCCGGATTTGACAACATCAGCATCGACCTTATATATGGACTTCCGGGTGAAACGAAGGAGCGATGGGAGAACGACCTCCGACAAGCCATCGACCTACAGGTAGAGCACATCTCCGCCTATCACCTGATTTACGAAGAAGACACACCTATATATAGTATGTTGAAGCAGCACCAAGTGTGCGAAGTAGACGAGGAGTCCAGCCTGGAGTTTTTCACGTTACTAATAGAACAGCTGCAAAAAGCCGGATTCGAACAGTATGAAATATCCAACTTCTGTCGCCCCGGAAAGCACTCGCGACACAACACCTCCTATTGGAAAGGAATCCCCTATTTGGGCTGCGGAGCCTCAGCACACTCCTTCGACGGAACAACACGGGAATGGAACGTCTCCTCCATCGACCTATATATAATAGGTATAGAAGAAAACCGCCGCGCCTTCGAGATAGAACATCTCGACCCGACCACCCGCTACAATGAATTTATCATCACCACCATGCGCACCGCTTGGGGGACTCCTCTGGAACAACTGAAAAAAACATTCGGCAAGGAGCGATGGGAATATTGCCTGAACATGGCAGCACCTTACCTGCAAAGCGGAAAACTGGAAGAACGCAACGGTGCTCTGTGCCTGACGCGCGAAGGGATTTTCGTTTCCGACAGCATAATGAGTGATTTACTTTGGGTAGACTAA
- a CDS encoding TonB-dependent receptor: MNIIFQDRFPIRAIVLIGVALLITTQIYAQNAEARLSLTLRNATLKEFVKRIENSTGYSFIYSEEITIKHKINLQVKDKPLREILDLAFKNEQISYQFTGRHILLQKKKESKTVGRKFTISGYVTDGTSSETLIGTNIIESHQNQGTTTNPYGFYSITLPEGETELRFSYLDYATEAHRFTLSQDTLLNIRMQGNTQLQEVVIVSDKTETGTIATQMGSIEIPMTQIKNTPSILGEADVMKAIQLMPGVQAGVDGSAGLYIRGGSPDQNLILLDGTPVYNVDHMFGFFSVFTPEAVKKVTLFKSSFPARFGGRLSSVIDVRTNDGDMQKYHGTLSIGLLTSKINLEGPIVKGKTSFNISARRSYVDLIAKPFMPNDEEYGYYFYDINAKINHKFSDRSRIYLSVYNGKDHFAANYDGDTDSKNGSTMNWGNTIVSTRWNYIFNNRLFSNTTVSYNNYLFDVNSYNNNKYANSMGTSIINRYSADYRSGINDWSYQIDFDYNPSPAHHIKFGTGYIYHRFRPEVMTSKISEKTGDKVDRDTTYHSIANSRIYGHELSAYLEDNIKVNDRLRLNLGLHFSLFQVQKQSYSSLQPRVSARYQLGKDVTLKASYTQMSQYVHLLSSMPIAMPTDLWVPVTKKIKPMRSHQYSLGGYYTGIKGWEFSVEGYYKDMYNVLEYKEGVSFFGSSSGWENKVEMGKGRSAGIEFMAQKTFGKTTGWLSYTLSKSDRQFAKGGINNGERFPYKYDRRHNINLTINHKFSERIDIGASWVFYTGGTSTIPEEKTAVIRPNDGTNNGSWGGYGHEGVFDSAMTSPTIGEASYVEHRNNYRLPSSHRLNVGINFNKRTKHGMRTWNISLYNAYNAMNPTFIYRSTSKNAPYKPVIKKYTILPLIPSFTYTYKF, encoded by the coding sequence ATGAATATTATATTCCAAGATCGCTTCCCTATCAGAGCCATTGTTCTGATAGGGGTGGCGCTCCTTATCACCACGCAAATATATGCACAAAATGCAGAAGCCCGGCTTTCGCTGACACTACGAAACGCCACATTGAAAGAATTCGTCAAACGGATTGAGAATTCAACCGGATATTCTTTTATCTACAGTGAGGAAATTACCATCAAACATAAAATCAATTTGCAGGTAAAGGATAAGCCTTTGCGTGAGATACTTGACCTTGCGTTCAAAAATGAGCAGATCAGTTATCAGTTCACCGGCCGCCATATCCTACTGCAAAAGAAAAAAGAATCAAAAACCGTAGGCCGCAAGTTCACTATCAGCGGATATGTCACGGATGGAACGTCTTCCGAGACGTTGATTGGAACCAATATCATTGAGAGTCATCAAAATCAAGGAACAACCACCAATCCTTACGGTTTTTACAGCATCACCCTGCCCGAAGGAGAAACCGAACTGCGTTTCTCCTATCTAGACTATGCCACAGAAGCGCATCGTTTTACGCTCTCACAAGATACATTGCTGAATATCCGTATGCAGGGAAACACGCAGTTGCAGGAGGTAGTGATCGTTTCCGATAAAACTGAAACGGGCACCATAGCTACCCAGATGGGCTCTATCGAAATTCCGATGACACAGATTAAAAATACGCCGAGCATACTGGGAGAAGCAGATGTCATGAAAGCCATCCAGCTGATGCCTGGCGTACAGGCAGGAGTAGACGGTTCAGCCGGACTGTATATACGCGGCGGCAGTCCGGACCAGAATCTTATTCTACTGGATGGAACTCCTGTATACAACGTAGACCACATGTTCGGATTCTTTTCGGTTTTTACTCCGGAGGCCGTCAAAAAGGTAACACTATTCAAAAGCTCCTTTCCGGCACGTTTCGGCGGACGTCTTTCTTCCGTCATTGATGTCCGCACCAATGACGGAGACATGCAGAAATACCACGGTACACTTAGTATCGGATTACTAACCAGCAAAATCAATCTGGAAGGCCCGATTGTAAAAGGAAAAACCTCTTTCAACATTTCCGCCAGACGTTCGTATGTCGATCTCATCGCCAAGCCATTTATGCCTAATGATGAAGAATATGGTTATTACTTTTATGACATCAATGCCAAAATCAATCATAAATTCTCCGACCGGAGCCGTATCTATCTAAGCGTTTACAATGGAAAAGATCATTTTGCCGCCAATTATGATGGAGATACCGACTCCAAGAATGGAAGCACAATGAATTGGGGAAATACCATTGTTTCCACCAGATGGAACTATATATTCAACAACCGTCTGTTCAGCAACACAACCGTCTCTTACAACAACTATTTATTCGACGTCAACTCATACAACAACAATAAATATGCTAACAGCATGGGAACTTCGATAATCAACCGATATTCAGCCGATTATCGTTCGGGAATCAATGACTGGAGCTATCAGATCGATTTCGATTATAACCCGTCTCCCGCACACCACATTAAATTTGGTACAGGATATATCTATCATCGGTTCCGTCCGGAGGTCATGACATCCAAAATCTCCGAAAAAACAGGAGACAAAGTAGATCGCGACACCACTTACCACAGCATCGCCAACAGCCGGATTTACGGACATGAGCTATCGGCTTACCTGGAAGACAACATCAAGGTGAATGACCGTCTGCGTCTGAATCTCGGATTACACTTCTCCTTGTTTCAGGTACAGAAGCAGAGTTATTCTTCTTTGCAGCCACGAGTTTCCGCCCGTTATCAACTAGGAAAAGACGTAACTCTGAAAGCCTCTTATACACAAATGAGCCAATACGTACATCTGTTATCATCCATGCCAATCGCAATGCCTACGGACTTATGGGTTCCCGTGACTAAAAAAATCAAACCGATGCGCTCCCACCAATATTCATTGGGCGGATACTATACGGGAATCAAAGGATGGGAATTCTCGGTAGAAGGATATTATAAGGATATGTATAATGTGCTGGAATATAAGGAAGGCGTCAGTTTCTTCGGTTCTTCCTCTGGTTGGGAAAACAAAGTGGAAATGGGCAAAGGGCGTTCGGCCGGCATTGAGTTTATGGCACAGAAAACATTTGGAAAAACGACAGGATGGTTGTCTTACACCCTATCCAAAAGCGATCGTCAGTTTGCTAAAGGCGGCATCAACAATGGTGAACGATTCCCATACAAATACGACCGTCGCCATAATATCAACTTGACAATCAACCATAAATTCAGCGAACGTATCGACATCGGTGCTTCCTGGGTGTTCTATACAGGAGGAACAAGCACGATTCCCGAAGAAAAGACCGCTGTCATCCGTCCCAATGATGGTACGAATAATGGGTCTTGGGGAGGGTATGGACATGAAGGTGTTTTCGACTCTGCCATGACTTCACCTACCATTGGAGAAGCTTCTTATGTGGAACATCGTAATAATTACCGATTACCCTCCAGTCATCGGCTAAATGTAGGGATCAACTTCAATAAAAGGACTAAACATGGTATGCGTACCTGGAATATCAGTCTGTATAATGCATATAATGCTATGAATCCTACCTTTATATATCGCAGCACTAGCAAAAACGCTCCCTACAAACCGGTTATCAAAAAGTATACTATACTTCCATTAATTCCATCATTCACTTACACTTATAAATTCTAA
- a CDS encoding RNA polymerase sigma-70 factor: MTESEVRKLLRQMKELDSQTAFRDFYNMTYDRLFRIAYYYVKQEEWSQEIVLDVFLKLWKQRNNLLDVRNIEDYCFILVKNASLNYLEKESRHTLIHPDSLPEPQEQSYSPEESLISEELFALYVKALDRLPERCREVFIRIREEKQSYAQVAEELGISMNTVDAQLQKAITRLKEMISRAEIY; encoded by the coding sequence ATGACCGAATCAGAAGTAAGAAAGTTATTGCGGCAAATGAAGGAGCTGGATTCGCAAACAGCTTTCCGTGACTTTTACAACATGACTTACGACCGCCTTTTCCGCATTGCCTACTACTACGTGAAACAGGAAGAATGGTCACAGGAAATCGTTCTCGATGTATTCCTGAAACTATGGAAGCAACGCAACAATTTGCTCGATGTGAGAAACATTGAAGATTATTGTTTCATTCTCGTCAAAAATGCTTCGCTCAATTATCTGGAAAAAGAATCAAGACATACGCTTATTCATCCCGATTCTCTGCCGGAGCCACAGGAACAGAGCTATTCACCGGAAGAATCACTCATTAGTGAAGAATTATTTGCTCTTTACGTAAAGGCACTCGACCGGCTTCCGGAGCGTTGCAGGGAAGTATTCATCCGCATCCGTGAAGAAAAACAGAGTTACGCACAAGTAGCAGAAGAATTAGGCATCAGCATGAATACAGTAGACGCACAACTTCAGAAAGCAATCACACGACTCAAAGAAATGATTAGCCGGGCAGAAATATATTAA
- a CDS encoding FecR family protein, which produces MKFTDTELEEILNKLVASTRSPRGRFSATDSYPKLEKRLKSHTRHLTLIRTFSAAAAVALLCLSVWTAYLYMQPAAIQTVSTLAETRTVRLPDGSSVMLNHYSSLSYPEKFKSDKREVELNGEAYFEISKDKKHPFIVQTETMDIQVLGTHFNVDAYQNNPDVKTTLLSGSVAVSNKSKSVRVILKPNEIAIYNKVEEKLTRKVLENVEDEISWRQGEFIFDDLPLQEIARELSNSFGATIHIADTTLQNYRITARFRDGEDLATILSVLHNAGYFNYSQNNKQIIITAKPD; this is translated from the coding sequence ATGAAATTTACCGATACGGAATTAGAAGAAATACTGAACAAACTCGTCGCTTCCACGCGTTCACCGCGAGGGCGGTTTTCAGCAACAGACAGTTACCCGAAACTAGAAAAAAGACTGAAGTCGCATACCCGGCATCTGACTTTGATACGCACCTTCTCGGCAGCAGCGGCAGTTGCTCTACTTTGCCTATCGGTATGGACAGCTTATTTATATATGCAACCTGCTGCAATACAAACGGTTTCCACTCTGGCAGAGACACGTACAGTCCGTCTTCCTGATGGTAGTTCCGTCATGCTCAACCATTATTCTTCGCTTTCTTATCCGGAAAAGTTCAAATCGGACAAGCGGGAAGTGGAGCTAAATGGGGAGGCTTATTTTGAAATAAGCAAGGACAAGAAACATCCGTTTATCGTGCAGACTGAAACGATGGACATTCAGGTGTTGGGAACTCACTTCAACGTAGATGCCTATCAAAACAATCCGGATGTAAAGACAACGTTATTGTCCGGCTCGGTAGCAGTCAGCAATAAAAGCAAGTCAGTTCGTGTGATTTTGAAACCGAATGAGATTGCTATATATAATAAGGTGGAAGAAAAACTCACCCGCAAGGTTTTAGAAAACGTAGAAGATGAAATTTCCTGGCGGCAGGGAGAGTTTATATTCGACGACCTACCTTTACAGGAGATTGCCCGCGAACTGTCCAACTCATTCGGAGCGACGATCCATATAGCCGATACGACTTTACAAAATTACCGGATCACAGCACGATTCCGCGATGGAGAAGATCTGGCAACCATTTTATCTGTATTACACAACGCCGGTTATTTCAACTACTCACAAAACAATAAACAGATTATTATCACTGCTAAACCAGACTAA
- a CDS encoding LysO family transporter: MFIIIGIMLTGMLLGYLLRSKRLSWIHKIITLFIWILLFLLGIDVGGNDSIIKGLHTLGLEAVIITIAAVIGSILCAWGLWYLLYIKNRGKETKA; this comes from the coding sequence ATGTTTATCATTATTGGAATTATGCTGACAGGCATGCTTCTTGGCTACTTGTTACGCAGTAAAAGACTATCATGGATACACAAGATAATCACTCTCTTTATATGGATTCTCCTCTTTCTTCTCGGAATAGATGTAGGAGGTAATGACTCTATTATCAAAGGATTACACACTCTCGGACTGGAAGCGGTTATCATCACGATAGCTGCTGTCATAGGAAGTATTCTATGTGCATGGGGCTTGTGGTACCTATTATATATAAAGAATAGAGGAAAGGAGACAAAAGCATGA
- a CDS encoding DUF2027 domain-containing protein translates to MKIGDKVRFLSEVGGGIVTGFQGKDFVLVEDADGFDIPMPIRECVVIETDDYNMRRKPSSSAPKPEEPVKPVKPEVRGGDTLNVFLAYVPEDAKAMMTTPFETYLVNDSNYYLYYTYLSAEGKAWKNRSHGLVEPNTKLLLEEFTKDVLNDMERVAVQLIAFKDGKPAAIKPAVSVELRIDTVKFYKLHTFSDSDFFEEPALIYDIVKDDMPAKQVYVSAEEIQKALLQKKSVDKPKSQPIVKPNHTTHGGKNGIIEIDLHIDSLLDDTRGMGNAEILNYQLDKFREVMEAYKNKREQKIVFIHGKGDGVLRKAVIDELKRKYSNCRYQDASFQEYGFGATMVTIK, encoded by the coding sequence ATGAAAATAGGAGATAAAGTACGCTTTCTTAGTGAGGTAGGCGGTGGAATCGTAACTGGATTCCAGGGAAAGGATTTTGTGTTGGTAGAAGATGCAGATGGGTTTGATATTCCGATGCCGATACGCGAGTGTGTAGTGATTGAAACAGATGACTATAATATGAGGCGTAAACCCAGTTCGTCTGCTCCGAAACCGGAAGAACCTGTTAAACCGGTAAAACCGGAGGTGCGTGGAGGAGATACTTTGAATGTATTTTTGGCTTATGTACCCGAAGATGCAAAAGCGATGATGACTACTCCTTTTGAAACTTATCTGGTAAATGATAGCAATTATTATTTGTATTACACTTATTTGAGTGCCGAAGGGAAAGCATGGAAGAACCGTTCGCATGGTTTGGTGGAGCCTAATACAAAATTGCTGTTGGAAGAGTTCACCAAAGATGTATTGAATGATATGGAGCGGGTGGCTGTTCAGTTGATCGCTTTCAAGGACGGTAAGCCTGCGGCTATCAAACCGGCTGTTAGTGTGGAGTTACGGATCGATACCGTGAAGTTCTATAAACTCCATACATTTAGCGATTCTGATTTCTTTGAAGAACCGGCTTTGATTTATGACATTGTGAAAGATGATATGCCTGCCAAACAAGTATATGTTTCGGCGGAGGAAATTCAAAAAGCTTTGTTACAGAAGAAGTCTGTAGATAAACCGAAGTCACAACCTATTGTGAAACCAAACCATACTACTCATGGCGGAAAGAACGGAATTATTGAGATAGATCTTCATATTGATTCTTTGCTGGATGATACTCGAGGGATGGGCAATGCTGAAATACTGAATTATCAATTGGATAAGTTTCGCGAAGTGATGGAAGCCTATAAGAATAAGCGTGAACAAAAGATTGTCTTTATTCATGGCAAGGGAGATGGTGTACTTCGAAAGGCTGTCATTGATGAATTGAAACGGAAATATAGTAATTGCCGTTATCAGGATGCTTCTTTCCAGGAATATGGGTTTGGGGCTACGATGGTGACTATTAAATAA
- a CDS encoding DUF4249 domain-containing protein, whose product MRTRICYLFILLIALLTTVSCENELPFSVKDNPPKLVMNALINADSLTNVLYLNFTGRGYATHVENAMVEVRVNGQLSESLRPLPPQTEGDMQCRFHISSKFTPGDVVRIDALTDDGQYHAWAEVTVPQRPHEIADIDTVTIPMTKYYYTQNFLRYKINIKDRSNEDNYYRLIMDKQMTVKDYNEETGEFVSRTIHRYHFISREDIVLTDGQPTNSDDEDNGMFDTVKNIYGVFDDSRFKNTSYTMTVYNQTDIDGFPEYGTNVKMDIIVRLLSITETEYYYLKALNLVDSDAYDETINEPIKYPSNVHGGVGIVGISTETSKIIHIEKPQR is encoded by the coding sequence ATGAGAACTCGTATATGTTATCTATTTATCCTGTTAATAGCATTGCTGACAACAGTATCCTGCGAAAACGAACTCCCGTTTAGTGTAAAGGACAATCCTCCCAAACTAGTGATGAACGCACTAATCAACGCAGATAGTCTGACCAATGTTCTTTACCTCAATTTCACGGGAAGAGGATACGCCACTCATGTAGAAAATGCCATGGTGGAAGTACGTGTTAACGGACAGTTATCAGAAAGTTTACGTCCGCTCCCACCCCAAACGGAAGGAGATATGCAATGCCGTTTCCATATTTCCAGCAAATTTACTCCCGGAGATGTAGTTCGTATCGACGCCCTCACAGACGACGGACAATATCACGCATGGGCTGAAGTGACTGTGCCACAGCGTCCACATGAAATAGCCGATATCGATACGGTCACCATTCCAATGACAAAGTATTATTATACGCAGAATTTTCTCCGATACAAAATCAATATCAAAGACCGATCCAACGAAGATAATTACTACCGGCTTATCATGGATAAGCAAATGACAGTGAAAGACTATAATGAAGAAACAGGAGAATTTGTCAGCCGGACAATACATCGCTATCATTTTATATCCCGCGAGGATATTGTGCTGACAGACGGGCAGCCCACCAACAGCGATGACGAAGATAACGGCATGTTCGACACCGTAAAGAATATATATGGTGTATTCGACGACTCACGATTCAAAAATACATCTTACACAATGACGGTTTATAACCAGACAGATATTGACGGATTTCCTGAATACGGCACCAATGTAAAGATGGATATTATTGTACGTCTTTTAAGCATCACGGAAACAGAATATTATTATCTGAAAGCACTTAACCTGGTAGATTCCGACGCTTACGATGAAACAATAAATGAACCAATCAAGTACCCCAGCAATGTGCACGGAGGGGTCGGGATTGTCGGGATCAGTACGGAGACAAGTAAGATCATTCATATAGAAAAGCCACAACGATGA
- a CDS encoding elongation factor G, producing MKVYQTNEIKNIALLGSSGAGKTTLVEAMLFESGVIKRRGTVAAKNTVSDYFPVEQEYGYSVFSTVLHVEWNNKKLNIIDCPGSDDFVGSTVTALNVTDTAIILLNGQYGVEVGTQNHFRYTEKLNKPVIFLVNQLDNEKCDYDNILEQLKEAYGSKIVPIQYPITTGPGFNALIDVLLMKKYSWKPEGGAPTIEDIPAEEMDKAMEMHKALVEAAAENDENLMEKFFEQDSLSEDEMREGIRKGLIARGMFPVFCVCGGKDMGVRRLMEFLGNVVPFVSEMPKVQNTEGKEVAPDSNGPESLYFFKTSVEPHIGEVSYFKVMSGKVHEGDDLLNANRGSKERIAQIYVVAGGNRVKVEELQAGDIGAAVKLKDVKTGNTLNGKDCDYKFNFIKYPNSKYTRAIKPVNESDVEKMMSILNRMREEDPTWVIEQSKELKQTLVHGQGEFHLRTLKWRLENNEKLQVKYEEPKIPYRETITKAARADYRHKKQSGGAGQFGEVHLIVEPYKEGMPIPETYKFNGQEFKITVRGTEEIPLEWGGKLVFVNSIVGGSIDARFLPAIMKGIMSRMEQGPLTGSYARDVRVIVYDGKMHPVDSNEISFMLAGRNAFSEAFKNAGPKILEPIYDVEVFVPSDRMGDVMGDLQGRRAMIMGMSSEKGFEKLVAKVPLKEMSSYSTALSSLTGGRASFIMKFSSYELVPTDVQDKLMKDFEAKQTEE from the coding sequence ATGAAAGTATATCAGACAAATGAAATCAAGAACATAGCCTTGTTAGGTAGTTCTGGCGCTGGGAAAACCACTCTCGTGGAAGCGATGCTTTTCGAGAGTGGAGTTATAAAACGTCGCGGAACTGTTGCCGCCAAAAATACCGTGAGCGATTATTTCCCTGTTGAACAAGAGTATGGTTACTCCGTTTTCTCCACCGTTCTCCATGTAGAATGGAATAATAAAAAACTTAATATTATTGACTGTCCGGGCTCGGACGACTTCGTAGGCAGTACAGTGACTGCACTAAATGTGACCGACACAGCAATCATCCTTCTCAATGGCCAATACGGCGTCGAAGTCGGTACACAAAATCACTTCCGTTATACAGAAAAGCTGAATAAACCTGTTATTTTTCTAGTCAACCAGCTTGATAATGAAAAATGCGACTATGATAATATCCTCGAACAGCTGAAAGAGGCATACGGCTCTAAGATTGTTCCCATTCAATATCCGATAACTACCGGTCCGGGCTTTAATGCGCTGATCGATGTATTGTTGATGAAGAAATACTCGTGGAAACCCGAAGGAGGGGCTCCGACAATCGAAGATATTCCGGCAGAAGAAATGGATAAGGCTATGGAAATGCACAAAGCATTGGTAGAAGCTGCTGCCGAGAATGATGAAAATCTGATGGAGAAATTCTTCGAGCAAGATTCCCTCTCAGAAGACGAAATGCGTGAAGGTATCCGTAAGGGATTGATCGCCAGAGGTATGTTCCCTGTATTCTGCGTCTGCGGAGGTAAAGATATGGGGGTTCGCCGCTTGATGGAATTCTTGGGCAACGTTGTTCCTTTTGTATCTGAAATGCCGAAGGTACAGAATACGGAAGGTAAAGAAGTGGCTCCGGACTCCAATGGACCGGAATCTCTTTATTTCTTCAAGACAAGTGTGGAGCCGCATATCGGTGAAGTTTCCTATTTTAAAGTAATGAGCGGTAAAGTTCATGAGGGGGACGATTTGCTGAATGCCAACCGTGGTTCGAAGGAACGTATCGCGCAAATCTATGTGGTAGCCGGTGGTAATCGTGTCAAAGTGGAAGAATTGCAGGCCGGTGATATCGGTGCTGCCGTGAAACTGAAAGACGTGAAAACCGGTAATACGCTGAATGGTAAGGATTGCGACTACAAATTCAATTTTATCAAATATCCAAACTCTAAATATACCCGTGCCATTAAGCCGGTGAATGAATCGGATGTGGAAAAGATGATGAGTATCTTGAATCGTATGCGTGAAGAAGATCCTACCTGGGTGATCGAGCAATCAAAAGAACTGAAACAGACTTTGGTACACGGTCAGGGAGAATTCCATCTTCGTACATTGAAATGGCGTTTGGAAAACAACGAAAAACTTCAAGTAAAATATGAAGAGCCGAAGATTCCGTATCGTGAAACGATTACCAAAGCTGCCCGTGCCGACTATCGGCATAAGAAACAGTCTGGTGGTGCCGGTCAGTTTGGTGAAGTTCACCTGATCGTAGAACCTTATAAAGAAGGTATGCCTATACCTGAAACGTATAAGTTCAATGGACAGGAATTTAAGATTACCGTGAGAGGTACGGAAGAGATACCATTGGAATGGGGTGGTAAACTGGTGTTTGTTAACAGTATCGTTGGTGGCTCTATCGATGCCCGCTTCTTGCCTGCTATTATGAAAGGTATTATGTCTCGTATGGAGCAAGGACCGTTGACGGGGTCGTATGCTCGTGACGTGCGCGTTATTGTTTACGATGGTAAGATGCACCCGGTAGATTCGAATGAAATCTCCTTTATGCTTGCCGGACGTAATGCCTTTAGTGAAGCCTTCAAAAACGCCGGTCCGAAAATTCTGGAACCGATTTATGATGTGGAAGTGTTCGTTCCGTCTGATAGGATGGGAGATGTGATGGGAGATCTTCAGGGACGTCGTGCCATGATTATGGGGATGAGTAGCGAGAAAGGTTTTGAGAAACTGGTTGCGAAAGTACCTTTGAAAGAAATGTCGTCTTATTCTACGGCGCTTAGCTCTCTCACAGGCGGACGTGCTTCGTTCATTATGAAATTCTCTAGTTATGAGCTTGTGCCGACGGACGTTCAAGATAAGTTAATGAAGGACTTTGAAGCTAAACAAACTGAAGAATAA